In Porites lutea chromosome 9, jaPorLute2.1, whole genome shotgun sequence, a single window of DNA contains:
- the LOC140947529 gene encoding uncharacterized protein has product MCSVSTMVPLSFSFLSFSLKMLFVAPFLLLRPEATTTIVVSQESGKDNTSCLHEKTVPCRTLDYALRYVENSSFSGNVSLQSGYYPYNLTEHFHFINKTNISLAGNGESSFVKVDCHRNGSLSFERSENIRLSGILLHGCGGLHNSTAGDAFAQLNAHIQFHSAVFFVYCKNVVIESCWIINSSGIGINMYDVGGVKISHSRFEGNGHNESFTSTNVARAGGGIYMEFTYRGGEFPFDQNSSFLADFDSNNTFFITNCTFKNNHAPKQSITAAVENPYGDHHFPFGRGGGVSIFVKGAAENNFIEISLCNFADNHALWGGGIFIEYQDEVQNNTLEVTRCIFKNNKADFAGGAIRSGTLATSDKQQLLPNQIKHEDCTFDGNKAVLGGGVSHHGTNSYLKVFNDESIYVQYINCVWNNNTATMGSAIGLASPRPINGLSDLHGRGPMLIHRIVLEHCNVTNNMIVLTEDVIGQGAIYSFSTPIIFKGVDRIAYNNNTAMVVENAVVHVFGHVTFRYNIGGQGGALGLYGASVIMLMPHSQLNFFNNTAVERGGAIYVKDSGPPVVAFETTELNTRTCFVAYNNHFSLNNVTQWKTKIVFGGNKVNTTGGGDSVYASTLDGCRWANQPRINNESLEWPNTILYLDRNESSKVQIATDAFMIQINISDWKVSPSESFNATVKLIDEKNSSVLGVVNVTIVDGNVTLGTASNLFLIQGDYPKINNLSLKGKQGSDFKVHANTIAGRVVHKFSEPVMLRGCYPGFEQKDGETCSCMQEAGIAKCNGDFRHVMLKSGYWGGFVDDKFSTYPCPPDYCSDVCRASSFQYDSEKICTTGRNGSSVLCGACKDHYSVNLGDEHCQEECLNSHLWLLLVFFIMTLLLVLVVLRIELDIFTTYLNAWLYSYQIIAFLLQEGQYLDPFITFIIGVANWRIKGVGACLFNGMTNLYKLGINYILPSYVLLLLFALGKIARYRPSCYINKNVSRAFCTLLVLCYTNVTLISWRILHYVPINGSWVLYADGNIDFTRDWRKHLPFTILACLWIVFFVLFLPLVLLFTPWFLRRIPYLNNFRLFFDTFQRCFKDEYRWFAAYYFICRVFILLIALYVPFGSLKRSILEASSVIIVVTCLYLRPYKTDENDSYNWLNTLDAILLTNLCFVVIFSSSVVSDASDSIQDGLKDTVNVLAYVPLVYLVCFICYNGWKYFCSGNLNNYFQVPPQEAGSISETVHPPQLV; this is encoded by the coding sequence ATGTGTAGTGTTTCCACAATGGTTCCACTTTCTTTTTCGTTCTTGTCCTTCAGTCTCAAAATGTTGTTCGTGGCTCCTTTCTTGTTGCTCCGTCCAGAAGCGACGACAACCATCGTAGTTTCCCAAGAAAGTGGTAAGGATAACACCTCGTGTTTACATGAAAAAACGGTTCCATGTCGAACTCTCGACTATGCTCTAAGATACGTCGAGAATTCTTCGTTCAGCGGAAATGTATCGCTGCAGTCTGGGTATTATCCATATAACCTAACTGAACATTTTCACTTTATCAACAAGACAAATATTTCCTTAGCTGGAAATGGAGAGTCGAGCTTTGTGAAGGTTGACTGTCATCGTAATGGCAGCTTGTCATTTGAACGGAGCGAAAACATCAGGCTCAGTGGAATATTGCTTCATGGATGCGGTGGCTTGCATAACAGCACGGCTGGTGATGCGTTTGCACAATTAAATGCTCACATTCAGTTTCACTCGGCTGTCTTTTTTGTATACTGCAAGAACGTTGTCATCGAAAGTTGCTGGATAATCAACAGTTCTGGGATAGGAATAAATATGTATGACGTAGGAGGTGTGAAGATATCTCACTCCAGATTTGAAGGTAATGGTCACAATGAAAGCTTCACTTCGACAAATGTTGCACGTGCTGGTGGTGGCATTTACATGGAGTTTACGTACAGAGGGGGAGAATTTCCATTTGATCAAAATTCATCTTTTTTGGCTGACTTTGACAGTAACAACACCTTCTTTATCACTAATTGcacatttaaaaacaatcatGCTCCTAAACAGAGCATAACAGCAGCGGTTGAAAATCCATATGGAGATCATCATTTTCCCTTTGGAAGAGGAGGAGGGGTGTCAATTTTTGTGAAGGGTGCTGCAGAAAATAATTTCATTGAGATAAGTCTTTGTAACTTCGCAGACAACCATGCTCTTTGGGGAGGTGGGATTTTCATTGAATATCAAGATGAAGTACAAAACAACACACTGGAAGTTACAAGGTGcatatttaaaaataacaaagcagATTTTGCTGGAGGGGCTATTAGGAGTGGTACACTTGCTACAAGTGACAAGCAGCAGTTACTTCCAAACCAAATAAAACATGAAGATTGCACGTTTGACGGCAATAAAGCAGTATTAGGTGGAGGAGTGTCACATCATGGAACTAATTCTTATTTGAAGGTTTTTAACGACGAAAGTATTTATGTTCAATACATAAACTGTGTGTGGAACAACAATACTGCAACAATGGGCTCTGCTATTGGACTAGCTTCCCCACGTCCTATAAATGGTCTTAGTGACTTGCATGGAAGGGGACCCATGCTAATCCACAGAATTGTTCTTGAGCACTGCAATGTCACTAATAATATGATAGTTTTGACTGAAGATGTCATTGGCCAGGGAGCAATCTACTCCTTCTCAACTccaattatttttaaaggtgTTGATCGCATTGCGTATAATAACAACACTGCTATGGTGGTAGAAAATGCAGTTGTCCATGTTTTTGGACATGTTACCTTCAGATACAACATAGGAGGTCAGGGTGGGGCTCTAGGATTGTATGGCGCATCAGTTATCATGCTTATGCCACACAGTCAACTAAACTTTTTTAATAACACTGCGGTAGAGCGTGGAGGAGCAATTTATGTGAAGGATTCTGGGCCACCTGTGGTGGCTTTTGAGACCACAGAACTTAATACTCGTACCTGCTTCGTTGCTTACAACAACCACTTCAGTCTCAACAATGTCACTCAGTGGAAAACCAAAATAGTTTTTGGAGGCAATAAGGTGAATACTACTGGTGGTGGTGACTCTGTGTATGCCTCAACTCTTGATGGATGTCGGTGGGCTAATCAACCTCGCATAAACAATGAATCACTTGAGTGGCCCAACACAATTCTGTATTTAGATAGAAATGAAAGTTCGAAAGTACAAATTGCTACTGATGCATTCATGATTCAGATAAACATATCAGACTGGAAGGTTTCTCCAAGTGAGAGCTTTAATGCTACTGTCAAATTAATAGATGAGAAAAACAGTTCAGTGTTGGGTGTGGTGAATGTAACCATTGTTGATGGAAATGTAACTCTTGGTACagcttcaaatttgtttttgattcagGGTGATTATCCCAAAATCAACAATTTGAGTCTAAAAGGAAAGCAAGGAAGTGATTTCAAGGTCCATGCCAATACAATTGCTGGTCGTGTTGTTCATAAATTCTCTGAACCTGTGATGTTAAGAGGATGTTATCCTGGTTTTGAGCAAAAGGATGGTGAGACATGTTCTTGTATGCAGGAGGCTGGTATAGCAAAGTGCAATGGTGACTTCAGACATGTTATGTTAAAGAGTGGATATTGGGGTGGATTTGTGGATGATAAATTCAGCACATACCCTTGTCCTCCAGACTACTGCAGTGATGTGTGTAGAGCCTCATCTTTTCAGTATGATTCTGAAAAAATTTGTACCACTGGCCGCAATGGGTCAAGTGTCCTGTGTGGAGCATGTAAGGACCACTACTCTGTGAACTTAGGTGATGAACATTGCCAGGAAGAATGCCTTAATAGTCACCTTTGGCTTCTCCTGGTATTTTTCATAATGACATTACTGTTAGTTTTGGTGGTTCTACGTATTGAATTGGACATCTTCACAACTTATCTCAATGCATGGTTGTACTCTTATCAAATTATCGCATTTCTTTTACAAGAGGGACAATATCTTGATCCATTTATCACATTCATCATTGGTGTGGCCAACTGGAGAATCAAGGGTGTTGGAGCTTGCCTTTTCAATGGAATGACTAACCTTTATAAACTTGGTATTAACTATATTCTTCCATCATATGTTCTTCTCCTACTGTTTGCTTTGGGTAAAATAGCAAGGTACCGTCCATCCTGTTATATAAACAAAAATGTTTCCCGTGCATTTTGTACCCTGTTAGTCCTCTGTTACACAAATGTTACTTTGATCTCTTGGCGTATTCTCCACTACGTTCCCATCAATGGAAGTTGGGTGTTGTATGCAGATGGTAACATTGACTTTACCAGAGATTGGAGAAAGCACTTGCCATTTACTATCCTTGCATGTCTTTGgattgtgttttttgttttatttctgccATTGGTCCTTCTCTTTACCCCATGGTTCTTGAGGCGCATACCTTACTTAAACAATTTCAGATTGTTCTTTGACACATTTCAGAGATGCTTCAAAGATGAATACAGATGGTTTGCGGCATATTATTTCATATGTCGTGTTTTCATCTTGCTTATTGCTCTATATGTCCCATTTGGATCACTTAAGAGATCAATACTAGAAGCATCCAGTGTTATTATTGTTGTAACCTGCCTTTACCTTCGTCCTTACAAGACTGATGAAAATGACAGCTACAACTGGTTGAATACATTAGATGCTATTCTTCTCACAAATTTGTGCTTTGTCGTCATCTTCAGTTCAAGCGTGGTAAGTGATGCCTCAGACTCCATTCAAGATGGCCTTAAAGACACTGTGAATGTTCTAGCTTATGTACCATTGGTGTATCTGGTTTGCTTTATTTGCTATAATGGTTGGAAATACTTCTGTTCAGGCAACCTCAACAACTATTTTCAGGTGCCACCACAAGAGGCGGGATCAATTTCAGAAACAGTTCATCCACCCCAGCTAGTCTGA